A single region of the Halobacterium wangiae genome encodes:
- a CDS encoding NUDIX hydrolase yields MDDHEWPVLASETEYETCWYDGGYDRVEQPDGTEKTYYWASLPPAVVVVAVHDGDVLFVDQYRPTIREQCIELVAGVVEESEEETDEASPEEGRESYVAAAARELREETGYVADDVHFLQEFYAATGVLRHKRGIVYAEGLTEVGQELDDNEFLTVERIPVEDALHAARELPANDATIEGLLLAKADGYL; encoded by the coding sequence ATGGACGACCACGAGTGGCCCGTGCTCGCCTCGGAGACGGAGTACGAGACCTGCTGGTACGACGGCGGTTACGACCGCGTCGAACAGCCCGACGGCACCGAGAAGACCTACTACTGGGCGTCGCTCCCGCCGGCCGTCGTGGTGGTGGCCGTCCACGACGGCGACGTGCTGTTCGTCGACCAGTACCGGCCGACCATCCGCGAGCAGTGCATCGAGTTGGTGGCAGGTGTAGTCGAAGAGTCCGAGGAGGAGACAGACGAGGCGTCACCCGAGGAGGGCCGGGAGTCCTACGTCGCGGCGGCCGCCCGCGAACTCCGGGAGGAGACCGGCTACGTGGCCGACGACGTCCACTTCCTCCAGGAGTTCTACGCGGCGACCGGCGTGCTCCGGCACAAGCGCGGCATCGTCTACGCGGAGGGGTTGACGGAGGTGGGCCAGGAACTGGACGACAACGAGTTCCTCACCGTCGAGCGCATCCCCGTCGAGGACGCGTTGCACGCGGCCCGCGAGCTACCGGCTAACGACGCGACCATCGAGGGGCTGTTGCTCGCGAAGGCGGACGGCTACCTGTAG
- a CDS encoding rhodanese-like domain-containing protein, with protein sequence MDGELSVDELEALLEDGDVRVVDIRRRAAFERGHIPGSECIPFHELPQSVDRLDGAERVVTVCPHGESSVQAARLVASYEGLADDARVESLAEGLVGWSGDLETADADGESTPDAPF encoded by the coding sequence ATGGACGGCGAGCTCTCCGTGGACGAACTCGAGGCACTCCTCGAAGACGGCGACGTTCGCGTCGTCGACATCCGCCGCCGCGCGGCGTTCGAGCGCGGTCACATCCCCGGCAGCGAGTGCATCCCGTTCCACGAACTCCCGCAGTCGGTGGACCGACTGGACGGCGCCGAACGCGTCGTCACCGTCTGCCCGCACGGCGAGTCCAGCGTGCAGGCCGCCCGCCTCGTCGCGTCCTACGAGGGGCTGGCCGACGACGCGCGCGTCGAGAGCCTGGCCGAGGGACTGGTCGGCTGGTCGGGCGACCTGGAGACGGCCGACGCCGACGGAGAGTCGACTCCCGACGCGCCCTTCTGA